The following is a genomic window from Hymenobacter sp. APR13.
GTACAGTCCCCAACTTGTGCCGATTGGCGGCGGCTGTTTGCTCGCGAACCCCACATCAGCGTGGCTGCGACGGCGGCCAACGGGTGTTTTGCCGCACTCGTGTAAAAGTGTGCGGCGCGGCCTCCGGACGAGTGGCAGCTTTGTGGGGCCAAGCAGGGAGCCGCTTCCTTGCCGGCTTAGGTTCCGCTTGGTGCTTTATCGCTGTTCTTTAAAACCATTTTTGAATTGAAACACCTGCTCCTTCTCTGCTGCCCCTGCTGGCTCGGCTCCGTTTTCGCCTCGCTCGAAGTAGCCCGCCTGGAAGTAGCCCATTGCCTCGATACGTGCTTCAACCTCGACCGCCGCCACTCCGCCCTCGGCTACCGCTCGCCTCATCAATTTGAACAGGAATTGAAATCCAACCTACCTTAGCTTACTGTCCATTTTTTTACTGGACCATCCCAATTCAA
Proteins encoded in this region:
- a CDS encoding IS3 family transposase, which codes for MKHLLLLCCPCWLGSVFASLEVARLEVAHCLDTCFNLDRRHSALGYRSPHQFEQELKSNLP